A stretch of DNA from Alteromonas gilva:
GCCTTCTCCATCGCGGATGTCGCCATTAAGCCCCAGGGCGAGGGCAATATGGCGTGCCCGGATCAGGATGCGATAACCGTAACGCCCGCACCGCTTCGAACCTACTGGGCTGATGAGTGGTGGATGTCACGCCACCAGCAGAAGCTGGCGGAAAAGGACGCAATAGACCCGGAGCTAGTGCTCATTGGTGATTCTATTACCCATGGCTGGGAAGACGCCGGTAAAGCGGTATGGCAGGCTAATTTCGGTCATATTCCTACGCTGAATTTGGGATTTAGCGGTGATCGTACCGAAAACGTCCTGTGGCGCTTTGAACATGGTGAGCTCGAAGGCATATCGCCTAAGCTTTCTGTCATTATGATTGGTACCAATAACACCGGCCACCGCATGGATACCCCAGCGAGTATTCGTGACGGTGTGGCGCAAATCATTGCTGAATTAAAGCAACGTGTGCCAGAAAGCCGCGTGTTGCTACTGGCTATATTCCCCCGTGGTGCAGATAACGCAGACAAAGAGCGGATGAATAATCAGCGCGCCAACACGCTGCTCAAGGCCCTCGCTGAAGAGCAAAATGTGATGTTTGCCAATATTAATCAGCAGTTTCTTGAAGATGATGGCACACTCAGTAAGGACATTATGCCCGACTTGCTGCACCCCAACGAAACCGGCTACCGGATATGGGCTAAGGCATTAGCCCCCTACCTGTCAGCCCATCTCGGCGACAAAAGCGGCGACGAATAGCGCCAGCCGCTACCACGGTAAGCAACATCGCGGATGCGATTGACGGCCCCTACATGCAGGCCGCCAATCGCAACCGGCCCCTGGCGGAAAA
This window harbors:
- a CDS encoding GDSL-type esterase/lipase family protein gives rise to the protein MRSLLALVVLLSPLSACTADKGAGTPPHSVLGAQMSPSTPLFIENNGVVASLSEGETALEDGHLRATISDSDRGKVAAITFEQAWSGRLFATAKQPLDLSDVINSGVLTFAMKVTDVAQAGLLVEVSCGENCRNAVDIWPKMKPLQQQGWQEFAMPLSCFDRTGADFSAVKHPLRFYFYGTGAFSIADVAIKPQGEGNMACPDQDAITVTPAPLRTYWADEWWMSRHQQKLAEKDAIDPELVLIGDSITHGWEDAGKAVWQANFGHIPTLNLGFSGDRTENVLWRFEHGELEGISPKLSVIMIGTNNTGHRMDTPASIRDGVAQIIAELKQRVPESRVLLLAIFPRGADNADKERMNNQRANTLLKALAEEQNVMFANINQQFLEDDGTLSKDIMPDLLHPNETGYRIWAKALAPYLSAHLGDKSGDE